A stretch of Gossypium hirsutum isolate 1008001.06 chromosome A06, Gossypium_hirsutum_v2.1, whole genome shotgun sequence DNA encodes these proteins:
- the LOC107962853 gene encoding NDR1/HIN1-like protein 13, whose product MADKVFPSSKPTATAAPGGSAAPTTTTTTTTTTTNGGTTKSHLINPTARLPYRPQPHNRRRNYRPRRNYCCCCCFWIILIILVLALLVAITGTVLYVLYRPHRPSFTLASLRIHRLKLKTAVDSSTSHLSTLFNLTLSSKNPNSHFSFSYDPFVISCVTSNGDVLIGNGTLPAFVSDGKEESTFRGVTVASSSDLDAETVNNLRPELKTGNGVSLKVEMDTKVTAKMGGLMSKKVGIRITCDGIKGVVPKGKLPAAANVSGAKCKVDLRIKIWKWTF is encoded by the coding sequence ATGGCGGACAAAGTATTCCCTTCCTCCAAACCCACCGCCACCGCTGCCCCTGGTGGATCAGCAGCTCCTACTACTactaccaccaccaccaccaccacaacCAACGGCGGAACTACAAAATCCCACCTCATTAACCCCACCGCCCGCCTACCCTACCGTCCACAGCCCCATAACAGACGTCGCAACTACCGTCCACGGCGCAACTACTGTTGCTGCTGCTGTTTCTGGATCATCCTCATAATCCTCGTGCTCGCCCTTTTAGTAGCCATAACTGGCACAGTCCTTTACGTCCTTTACCGCCCTCACCGCCCTTCTTTCACCCTCGCTTCCCTCCGTATCCACCGCTTGAAGCTCAAAACCGCCGTCGACTCCTCCACTTCCCATCTTTCAACCCTTTTCAACTTAACCCTTTCTTCCAAAAACCCCAACTCTCATTTCTCCTTCTCGTACGACCCATTCGTCATTTCATGTGTGACCAGCAATGGCGATGTTCTGATAGGGAACGGAACGTTGCCGGCATTCGTCAGCGACGGCAAAGAGGAGTCGACTTTCAGGGGGGTTACGGTGGCGTCGTCGTCGGATTTGGACGCGGAGACGGTGAACAACTTGAGACCGGAACTGAAGACAGGGAATGGAGTGTCGTTGAAAGTTGAGATGGATACTAAAGTGACAGCAAAAATGGGTGGATTGATGAGCAAGAAAGTTGGGATTAGAATTACGTGCGATGGGATTAAAGGGGTTGTCCCGAAAGGTAAGTTGCCGGCGGCGGCCAATGTCTCCGGCGCCAAATGTAAGGTTGATCTCCGTATCAAGATCTGGAAATGGACGTTTTGA